CCAAGGTGTCTTGCGGGTGCGAGGCGATCAGTTGGCTGCTGAAACCGGTCATGTCGGCCGCGTTAAAGCCCGTCACCTCAAGCCCGAGCGTGTTGGCCAACGGGGTCACCAACGGGTTGGTTGCCGCACTGGCATAGATGCTTGATACGCCCGCCTTGCGTGCGGCGTGCAGCAACGCTTGCGGCAACGCACCGCCGGCCGAAGCGTTCGTTCCAACCAGCAACAGCGTCATCGCGTGGCGGTCATTCTTGCTGACATCCGGAGCGCTGTCGGCCGCATATTGCAGGTTCATTGCGCTGGTGGTGCCGCCAGCCACGCTCACGACGTACAGGTTGTCAAAGTCGGCGATGGATGCGGTGGGCAAAGCGGCACCGAAGGCATTGGCGACCGTCGCCATGGTGTTGCTGTGGGCAGCGACCAGCACCACGTCACCGGCATGCTGGGCGAGCACTTCGGAAGCCAGGGCTGCGGGCGAACTGTACAGCTGTGTGGGCAGGCGAAAAGCGGCTGCCAGCGGGGCAACGGTGTCGCGTGTGCGCGTGGCGCTGGTGGCATAAATCGCCGTCAGGCCCGAACGCAACAGAGCCTCGCGCAACGCTTGCGCGCGCGCCTGGCCTGCCGTGCTCAGCGGCTCGGTCGACGCATTGGAGTTCGGATTCAGTTTTTCGCCATGGCGCACGATCAAAACGGTGGTCACCTGCGGTGGACGCAGAAAAAAGTTGCCGACGCCCATGGTGTTGGGGTTGACCACAAAGAAGCCCGGCGCGCTGCTGTAGTCTTCGTAGCCTGGGTGGCTCGCCAGCGCGTAGTAGCGCCCGGCTGCGAGCGAGATGCGGTAGCGGCCGCTGGCGTTCGTGGTGGTGCCGAAACTGGCGCTGCCGTCCTCCTTGACGAAGGTCAGCGCCACATTGGCGATGGCTGGGCCCACGGGTTGCTCGAATGCGCCGCCCTGCTTGCCAGTGGCACAGCCTTGCAGCAACGACAGAAACAAGGCCACCGAGGCGATGGCGCGTGTGTGGAAAAATTTCATGGACGTTCCTTCACCACACGGACCTCAAGCGCCACACCACCCACAATGCGGCCGCTCTTTCGGTGGCGTTGCACCAGATGAATGGTGTGCACAGAGCCGGGCTTGGCCTCTGGGTGGGCCTGTACCAACATGCCTGCATTGCGCTGGCTGAATGCCGGGAGTTCGATGGGTGTGATCGTTTTGGCCGAAACAGGCAGCGCCAGTTGCCAGGAGTCGCCGAAGCGCTGACCCACCAGGTCGGGTGTGTGCGAACCCAGCATCTGGCCATTGCTGTTGAGGCCCAGGCCGATATGGCCGCCGCATTCGAGCTCAATGCCATGTCTGGTTGCTGTAGGCCTGAAGACCTCGGGGTGGAAAGGTTTCAGCTTTTTTTGTGCGGTGCGGCCGAAGAAGCCTTTGTCTCGCTGCAGCAAGCTGATCTCAAGTTCGGACGAACTTTCGGGTCGCCATACCTCGAGATCGAAACCGCCGACCAGGCGCTGAATGCGGTTGTTGAGAACGACCGGAAGAATCATGAACTCACCGAGCACCAGGTCGACCACCGTGAGGTTTTTTTGGGCCAGGTTGTTGTGCTCCCACACATGGGTCCCCCCGGGTGGCGGGTCGCCGCGGGTGAGCACGGATGCAAGCAGGCAGGTGTGTGTGCCAGCCGGTGGCACAAGGTGGTTCGGCCAGCGAGCCTTGACAATGCGGCTGGCGCCAGGGGCGAGGTCGAACTCGGCGCGTGCCGCCATGCAAGGCAGGAAGTCGTCGGGGAAAGAGAACTGGGTGCCTGCGAACCCGCGGGCATGAAAGCTCACCATGAAGTGTTGCGCCGAACCGGTGGTGGACCGGTTGCGCACCCGTGCGTGGAACCAGTTGTCTTGCCCGTATTCGGGTGATTGGTGGGTGGTTCCGCCATCATCCTGGGTGCGTATCCACAGGTCGGGTGAGTTCCAGAATGTGCCGGCCCAGAAATCGGCGCCCAGGTGGCCGGGATCGTCGCGCAGCCACAGGTCTGGGGGGCTGGTGCCGTCGCTCAGGCCATAGACGAAACGATGAAAAGCATCGACCACGCCCGTGTTGCCGCTGTGACAAAGGAGGAACTCTTCGATCATCTGCGTGGAGACGGGCTGACCTTTGTAGGTCTGGTAGAGCTGAGCCATGAGGCTGTTCAAAGGGGCCACACCCAGTAGCGCTGCCATGCCCTGCCAGAAGCGCGAACCGTCGCTGTAGGCGTTGCCGGTGGTGTGGCGCTGCCATGGGTCGCGTGAGCAGAGCAACACGGGTGCATCGCCGAAGTCGAACGCCAGGGCATCGTCGGCACCGCTGTCGTGGAAACTGGTCCAGCCTTCGTCCCACCAGCCATCGGCCTGCGATGCCGGTTTGATACCCCGCGCGTACCAGCTGTGGAATGCTTCATGGGGCAAGGCGCCGACCGAGGTGGTGGTGCCACCTTCGTACTCCATGC
This region of Hydrogenophaga crassostreae genomic DNA includes:
- a CDS encoding histidine phosphatase family protein — encoded protein: MKFFHTRAIASVALFLSLLQGCATGKQGGAFEQPVGPAIANVALTFVKEDGSASFGTTTNASGRYRISLAAGRYYALASHPGYEDYSSAPGFFVVNPNTMGVGNFFLRPPQVTTVLIVRHGEKLNPNSNASTEPLSTAGQARAQALREALLRSGLTAIYATSATRTRDTVAPLAAAFRLPTQLYSSPAALASEVLAQHAGDVVLVAAHSNTMATVANAFGAALPTASIADFDNLYVVSVAGGTTSAMNLQYAADSAPDVSKNDRHAMTLLLVGTNASAGGALPQALLHAARKAGVSSIYASAATNPLVTPLANTLGLEVTGFNAADMTGFSSQLIASHPQDTLVVAASNDELRDLVRQLGAKPFPVIYDRDLDHLIVVTRFASGAMRVLPLRF
- a CDS encoding gluzincin family metallopeptidase — its product is MATNFHLAPPVKTVDGLLAAPIDISAINAVFSFNATTQTALADATITYELGPNAGNPIFDLRQSPSAAWLDGAVFPVAQLAHHAFGTAGFTDLRVIESVQAAGSVHTLRVQYPLAVPNSQLGGSYLPALDWLAGPRLRFVLGLSDLNRARYAEAWLPANLVFDQFAISLEISLTGTVAANQVITNGTVTVLGSNHWHVAFPAHFTALSPMLEIRAADTLLHQSGNTVLPVSGTNLTIDTWAPSSSSVNLSTQITNIATLLADNESHYGGYAHGNRFTAFFNGSGGMEYEGGTTTSVGALPHEAFHSWYARGIKPASQADGWWDEGWTSFHDSGADDALAFDFGDAPVLLCSRDPWQRHTTGNAYSDGSRFWQGMAALLGVAPLNSLMAQLYQTYKGQPVSTQMIEEFLLCHSGNTGVVDAFHRFVYGLSDGTSPPDLWLRDDPGHLGADFWAGTFWNSPDLWIRTQDDGGTTHQSPEYGQDNWFHARVRNRSTTGSAQHFMVSFHARGFAGTQFSFPDDFLPCMAARAEFDLAPGASRIVKARWPNHLVPPAGTHTCLLASVLTRGDPPPGGTHVWEHNNLAQKNLTVVDLVLGEFMILPVVLNNRIQRLVGGFDLEVWRPESSSELEISLLQRDKGFFGRTAQKKLKPFHPEVFRPTATRHGIELECGGHIGLGLNSNGQMLGSHTPDLVGQRFGDSWQLALPVSAKTITPIELPAFSQRNAGMLVQAHPEAKPGSVHTIHLVQRHRKSGRIVGGVALEVRVVKERP